The following coding sequences lie in one Microbacterium sp. XT11 genomic window:
- a CDS encoding J domain-containing protein, with protein sequence MFDSPLSASPYEVLGVSPSAPDDELRRAYRLRLRETHPDTGGEAAVFIQVQRAWELIGTPELRAAYDRTRGSDTEWNGWRSPAARTDTRPRPKTYGEPGVRRRARYEALMREWAGDEIDPYAPAVVGRAPRDLRRLLAAALAEEGTADAVAGLGMGFTLWHGVAVEPEGQLDHVVLGPSGLYGLMSADFGGVVGFRGGEITGPSLGTLAPVTTLLAQIRGVARAAKVRFSGAVVVLPDDDLAMAVTPLGRIRDLPAVVVRRSALPSLLRAGVTGARVIGGNELFDVRTRLRAGIRFA encoded by the coding sequence ATGTTCGACAGCCCGCTCTCGGCATCGCCCTACGAGGTGCTCGGCGTCTCACCGTCGGCGCCCGACGACGAGCTGCGCCGCGCGTACCGGCTGCGGCTCCGCGAGACGCACCCCGACACCGGGGGCGAGGCGGCCGTGTTCATCCAGGTGCAGCGCGCTTGGGAGCTGATCGGCACGCCCGAGCTGCGGGCGGCCTACGACCGCACCCGCGGATCCGACACCGAGTGGAACGGATGGCGTTCGCCGGCAGCCCGCACCGACACGCGCCCGCGCCCGAAGACCTACGGTGAGCCGGGCGTCCGCCGCCGCGCGCGGTACGAGGCCCTGATGCGAGAGTGGGCGGGCGACGAGATCGATCCGTACGCCCCGGCGGTCGTCGGCCGGGCCCCGCGCGACCTGCGGCGCCTGCTCGCCGCCGCCCTCGCCGAGGAGGGGACGGCGGATGCCGTGGCCGGGCTCGGCATGGGCTTCACACTGTGGCACGGGGTCGCGGTGGAGCCGGAAGGCCAGCTCGACCACGTCGTGCTGGGGCCGAGCGGTCTGTACGGCCTGATGTCCGCCGACTTCGGCGGTGTGGTGGGCTTCCGCGGAGGAGAGATCACGGGGCCGAGCCTGGGGACGCTGGCGCCGGTGACCACGCTGCTCGCACAGATCCGCGGCGTCGCGCGTGCCGCGAAGGTGCGGTTCAGCGGGGCCGTCGTGGTGCTGCCTGACGACGACCTCGCCATGGCGGTCACGCCGCTCGGGCGCATCCGCGACCTGCCCGCCGTCGTCGTGCGGCGCAGCGCCCTGCCGTCGCTGCTGCGCGCGGGAGTGACGGGTGCCCGGGTGATCGGCGGCAACGAGCTGTTCGACGTCCGCACGCGGCTGCGCGCCGGCATCCGCTTCGCCTGA
- a CDS encoding LacI family DNA-binding transcriptional regulator, protein MTRTTIADVAREAGVAKATVSHALSGNRPISEETRAKVLAAAEKLGWVPSQNARALANRRANAIAVVLARDPEVIANDSFFPAFIAGVESVLSETETALILQVVPDRDAEERAYRSLAHGRADGALLLDLRDDDWRVPFLDELGLPTVLVGAYDAPHPFSCVRTDDASPVRAIIAHLRDAGHERIAHVSGPLSYVHSRARAEAYVDEIGDDALLREGDFTAASGRARTAELLALPDRPTAIVYANDTMAIAGLSFARAQGLSIPADLAIAGFDDDHLSAHLTPALTSVSSDPAARGRAAARLLQADLAGAEPRTEVVDCNVVHFRESTSAGPA, encoded by the coding sequence ATGACCCGCACGACGATCGCCGACGTGGCGCGCGAGGCCGGAGTGGCCAAGGCGACCGTGTCGCACGCCCTCTCCGGCAACCGCCCGATTTCCGAAGAGACCAGGGCGAAGGTGCTCGCCGCGGCCGAGAAGCTCGGGTGGGTGCCGAGCCAGAACGCCAGGGCCCTCGCCAACCGCCGCGCCAACGCGATCGCCGTCGTACTGGCCCGCGATCCCGAGGTCATCGCGAACGACTCGTTCTTCCCCGCGTTCATCGCCGGGGTCGAGTCGGTGCTGTCCGAGACCGAGACCGCGCTCATCCTGCAGGTCGTCCCCGATCGGGATGCCGAGGAGCGCGCATACCGCTCCCTCGCCCACGGCCGGGCCGACGGCGCGCTGCTGCTCGACCTCCGCGACGACGACTGGCGCGTGCCGTTCCTCGACGAGCTCGGCCTTCCCACCGTCCTGGTCGGGGCGTACGACGCACCGCACCCGTTCTCGTGCGTCCGGACGGACGACGCCTCTCCGGTCCGCGCGATCATCGCGCACCTGCGAGACGCAGGGCACGAACGCATCGCGCACGTCTCCGGCCCGCTGAGCTACGTGCACTCCCGCGCCAGGGCCGAAGCGTACGTCGACGAGATCGGCGACGACGCCCTGCTGCGCGAGGGCGACTTCACGGCGGCGAGCGGGCGCGCCCGCACGGCCGAGCTGCTCGCCCTCCCCGATCGCCCCACGGCCATCGTCTACGCCAACGACACGATGGCCATCGCCGGCCTGTCGTTCGCGCGCGCGCAGGGACTGTCGATCCCGGCCGATCTCGCCATCGCGGGGTTCGACGACGACCACCTGTCCGCTCACCTCACCCCGGCGCTCACGAGCGTCTCATCCGACCCCGCTGCGCGGGGCCGTGCCGCCGCCCGGCTCCTGCAAGCCGACCTCGCCGGCGCGGAACCGCGCACCGAGGTCGTCGACTGCAACGTCGTGCACTTCCGCGAGAGCACGTCGGCCGGACCGGCCTGA
- a CDS encoding ABC transporter substrate-binding protein encodes MKKIAATAVIGLVAIAATGCSSGGGGDASGSADGKGPIKIWLSNNEQELAWGKAVVDAWNEEHPDEKVTAQEIPAGSSSEEAITAAITAGTAPCLVYNVAPAAVSGWVKQGGLVNLSDIDGGADYITARGGDVDAYATDGDFYQLPWKSNPVMVMYNKTLFQAAGLDPENPQMNTYDAFLQGARAIVASGVQSAIWPAPTSEFYQPWFDFYPLYLAETDGTMLVEDGKATFDSDEGREVAEFWKTIYDEKLAPNEASTDDAMSAGTTAMQLAGPWAIPSYADTVDVGFMPVPTSDGRENPTTFADSKSVSMFTACKNQGTAWEFLKFSTSEDSDGQLLEKTGQMPMRTDLEGTYADYFSANPNYVAFAKQAEATADVPSIPNSVEAWQAFRDGYSSAVIFGKTSIDDFLSSTAKKVDELVAE; translated from the coding sequence ATGAAGAAGATCGCAGCAACAGCAGTCATCGGCCTGGTCGCGATCGCCGCGACCGGATGCTCGAGCGGAGGCGGAGGCGACGCCTCCGGATCCGCCGACGGGAAGGGCCCGATCAAGATCTGGCTGTCGAACAACGAGCAGGAGCTCGCGTGGGGCAAGGCGGTGGTCGACGCCTGGAACGAGGAGCATCCCGACGAGAAGGTCACCGCGCAGGAGATCCCCGCCGGTTCGTCGTCGGAAGAGGCCATCACGGCCGCGATCACCGCCGGCACCGCGCCCTGTCTCGTGTACAACGTCGCCCCTGCCGCCGTGTCGGGATGGGTGAAGCAGGGCGGCCTGGTGAACCTCAGCGACATCGACGGCGGAGCCGATTACATCACCGCGCGCGGCGGAGACGTCGACGCATACGCCACCGACGGAGACTTCTACCAGCTCCCCTGGAAGTCGAACCCCGTCATGGTCATGTACAACAAGACGCTCTTCCAGGCGGCGGGGCTCGATCCCGAGAACCCGCAGATGAACACGTACGACGCGTTCCTCCAGGGTGCGCGCGCGATCGTGGCCTCCGGCGTGCAGAGCGCGATCTGGCCGGCACCGACCAGCGAGTTCTATCAGCCGTGGTTCGACTTCTACCCGCTGTACCTCGCCGAGACCGACGGCACCATGCTCGTCGAAGACGGCAAGGCCACCTTCGACTCGGACGAAGGGCGCGAGGTCGCCGAGTTCTGGAAGACGATCTACGACGAGAAGCTGGCCCCCAACGAGGCGTCCACCGATGACGCGATGTCGGCGGGAACCACGGCCATGCAGCTCGCCGGACCGTGGGCGATCCCGTCGTACGCCGACACCGTCGACGTCGGCTTCATGCCCGTGCCGACGAGCGACGGCCGCGAGAACCCGACGACCTTCGCCGACTCCAAGAGCGTGTCGATGTTCACCGCGTGCAAGAACCAGGGCACGGCGTGGGAGTTCCTGAAGTTCTCGACGAGCGAGGACAGCGACGGCCAGCTGCTGGAGAAGACCGGTCAGATGCCCATGCGCACCGACCTCGAGGGCACCTATGCCGACTACTTCTCGGCGAACCCGAACTACGTGGCGTTCGCGAAGCAGGCCGAGGCGACGGCCGACGTGCCCAGCATCCCCAACTCGGTCGAGGCGTGGCAGGCGTTCCGCGACGGCTACTCGTCGGCCGTGATCTTCGGCAAGACGTCGATCGACGACTTCCTCAGCTCGACGGCGAAGAAGGTCGACGAGCTCGTCGCCGAGTGA
- a CDS encoding carbohydrate ABC transporter permease yields MTENRRLRTRWLGAQPIGGLFALPYFVFVLAIFAYPLGFAVYIAFHDYFFTAPGAEVDRPFVGFDNFVTVLTDPRVLGSFRNTLVFLVINVPLTAVLALVLAAALNTGIRWVSAYRVAFYVPYLTASVSLVGVWMLLFSGNGLINTILGPLAPDPSWLVNSGLAMPMIALYVTWKQLGFYILLYLAALQNVPKELYESAETDGAGALSRFWNVTVPGVRSATTLVLILSIITGANLFTEPYLLTNGGGPDGASTTPVLLIYQLGIQQQNPDTAAAIGMILVVLVGLLSLIANRATRERR; encoded by the coding sequence ATGACCGAGAATCGACGGCTGCGCACCCGCTGGCTGGGTGCGCAGCCGATCGGCGGCCTCTTCGCGCTGCCGTACTTCGTCTTCGTGCTGGCGATCTTCGCGTACCCGCTCGGGTTCGCCGTCTACATCGCCTTCCACGACTACTTCTTCACCGCGCCGGGCGCCGAGGTCGATCGCCCCTTCGTCGGGTTCGACAACTTCGTCACGGTACTGACCGACCCGCGGGTGCTGGGCTCGTTCCGCAACACCCTCGTGTTCCTGGTGATCAACGTGCCGCTCACGGCGGTGCTGGCCCTCGTGCTCGCGGCCGCATTGAACACCGGCATCCGCTGGGTGTCCGCGTACCGCGTCGCGTTCTACGTGCCGTACCTCACGGCGAGCGTGTCGCTGGTGGGGGTCTGGATGCTGCTGTTCTCGGGCAACGGCCTCATCAACACGATCCTCGGCCCGCTCGCCCCCGACCCCTCGTGGCTCGTGAACAGCGGCCTGGCGATGCCGATGATCGCCCTGTACGTCACGTGGAAGCAGCTCGGCTTCTACATCCTGCTGTACCTCGCGGCACTGCAGAACGTGCCGAAGGAGCTGTACGAGTCGGCCGAGACCGACGGCGCCGGTGCGCTGTCGCGGTTCTGGAACGTCACGGTCCCCGGGGTGCGCAGCGCCACGACCCTCGTGCTGATCCTGTCGATCATCACGGGAGCCAACCTCTTCACCGAGCCGTACCTGCTCACCAACGGCGGCGGCCCCGACGGCGCCTCCACCACGCCCGTGCTGCTCATCTACCAGCTGGGCATCCAGCAGCAGAACCCCGACACGGCCGCGGCGATCGGCATGATCCTCGTGGTGCTCGTCGGACTGCTGTCGCTGATCGCCAACCGAGCCACGAGGGAGCGACGATGA
- a CDS encoding carbohydrate ABC transporter permease, translating to MTRRRRPLPRTLSTILLTIAAIAFAFPFYFMVVGAFQKNPTNSPSSLVPTTGWTLDNFAAIDSRIDLVGSLVNSLIFTAGVLLGTVMFGLLAGYAMARLDFRGRGVIWVLMLLVQMVPFQLLMIPLYVQITRNYGLGDSYLGMILPFLINTTAVFIFTQFFKALPAEIFEAARIDGAGEIRLLTSVALPLIRPVLVTVVLVTFIGPWNEFLWPFLITKDASLQPLAVSLANYISNVAQSTANPNGAILAGATALAFPVVVLFIVFQRFFTATDLGAAVKG from the coding sequence ATGACCCGCAGACGCCGCCCGCTGCCGCGCACCCTCAGCACGATCCTGCTCACGATCGCGGCCATCGCGTTCGCGTTCCCCTTCTACTTCATGGTGGTCGGGGCGTTCCAGAAGAACCCGACGAACTCGCCGAGCTCTCTGGTCCCGACGACGGGGTGGACCCTCGACAACTTCGCCGCCATCGACTCGCGCATCGACCTCGTCGGCTCGCTCGTCAACTCGCTCATCTTCACCGCGGGCGTGCTGCTCGGGACCGTCATGTTCGGACTGCTCGCCGGCTACGCGATGGCACGACTCGACTTCCGCGGCCGCGGGGTGATCTGGGTGCTCATGCTGCTGGTGCAGATGGTGCCGTTCCAGCTGCTCATGATCCCGCTGTACGTGCAGATCACCCGCAACTACGGTCTCGGCGACTCGTATCTCGGCATGATCCTGCCGTTCCTCATCAACACCACGGCGGTGTTCATCTTCACGCAGTTCTTCAAGGCTCTGCCTGCGGAGATCTTCGAAGCGGCGCGGATCGACGGCGCCGGGGAGATCCGGTTGCTGACGTCGGTCGCGCTGCCGCTCATCCGGCCCGTGCTCGTCACCGTGGTGCTCGTCACCTTCATCGGCCCGTGGAACGAGTTCCTGTGGCCGTTCCTCATCACGAAAGACGCGAGCCTGCAGCCGCTGGCCGTCTCGCTCGCGAACTACATCTCCAACGTCGCGCAGTCGACGGCGAACCCCAACGGCGCGATCCTCGCGGGGGCCACGGCCCTCGCCTTCCCCGTGGTCGTGCTGTTCATCGTCTTCCAGCGCTTCTTCACCGCCACCGACCTCGGCGCAGCCGTCAAGGGCTGA
- a CDS encoding glycoside hydrolase family 130 protein, which yields MFTGATFPLGPFIPYEGNPILRPRGDSWESSNLYNPAALVDGDEVVLLYRAHADDIVSHIGIARSRDGVTFTREDAPILSPSEDYERYGCEDPRIALIDGTYYLTYTGWDRRSAQLCLATSTDLRTWTKHGPLFDDFDTFKTMDPRGFNWSKAGVIVPQKMHGKWWMYFGEGAIYWATSDDLIHWTPGTPDTEPMYSPTPGTWDEALVEIGTSPVVTDNGLLVMLTNGATREVHDDGTVDVDYRCGQIAIDPDEPTKVIARMQEPWLRPQTFEDLNGLVSNVTFVEGLVKFHGKWFAYYGQSDTTLAVAIHDPAQPWGRALRAEGEGAAERGSEDEER from the coding sequence ATGTTCACCGGAGCCACGTTCCCCCTCGGCCCCTTCATCCCCTACGAGGGCAACCCCATCCTTCGTCCACGCGGCGACAGCTGGGAGTCGTCGAACCTCTACAACCCCGCGGCGCTCGTCGACGGCGACGAGGTCGTGCTGCTGTACCGTGCGCACGCCGACGACATCGTGTCGCACATCGGCATCGCCCGCTCGCGCGACGGCGTGACCTTCACCAGGGAGGACGCGCCGATCCTCTCCCCGTCGGAGGACTACGAGCGCTACGGATGCGAGGACCCGCGCATCGCCCTGATCGACGGCACGTACTACCTCACGTACACCGGCTGGGACCGTCGCAGCGCGCAGCTGTGCCTGGCCACCTCGACCGATCTGCGCACGTGGACCAAGCACGGCCCGCTGTTCGACGACTTCGACACCTTCAAGACCATGGACCCTCGTGGCTTCAACTGGTCGAAGGCCGGCGTGATCGTGCCGCAGAAGATGCACGGCAAGTGGTGGATGTACTTCGGCGAGGGCGCGATCTACTGGGCCACGAGCGACGACCTCATCCACTGGACCCCGGGCACGCCGGACACCGAGCCCATGTACTCGCCGACGCCGGGCACGTGGGACGAGGCGCTCGTCGAGATCGGCACGTCTCCCGTGGTCACCGACAACGGCCTGCTCGTGATGCTGACGAACGGCGCCACGCGGGAGGTGCACGACGACGGCACCGTCGACGTGGACTACCGGTGCGGCCAGATCGCGATCGACCCCGACGAGCCGACGAAGGTCATCGCGCGGATGCAGGAGCCGTGGCTGCGCCCGCAGACCTTCGAAGACCTCAACGGCCTCGTCTCGAACGTGACGTTCGTCGAGGGGCTCGTGAAGTTCCACGGCAAGTGGTTCGCCTACTACGGACAGTCCGACACCACCCTGGCGGTCGCGATCCACGACCCCGCACAGCCGTGGGGACGCGCGCTGCGCGCCGAGGGCGAGGGCGCCGCGGAGCGTGGCTCCGAGGACGAGGAGCGGTGA
- a CDS encoding MarR family winged helix-turn-helix transcriptional regulator, which produces MSQERPGIDLDTSLGYLLKEASSALRSAMEAVLRPLGLSMAQYSCLELLAQRPGLSGSALARGAFVTRQSMNVLLQGLERDGSIERIAEDRVGRAVPVQLTPLGRRRLAAATVAVRDVEARMLAELSPAEQTEAFRLLRSMVRSLTAVPQA; this is translated from the coding sequence ATGAGTCAAGAACGGCCTGGCATCGATCTCGACACGTCACTCGGCTACCTGCTGAAGGAGGCGTCGAGCGCGCTGCGCTCCGCCATGGAGGCCGTGCTCCGGCCGCTCGGGCTGAGCATGGCGCAGTACTCCTGCCTCGAGCTGCTCGCGCAGCGCCCGGGGCTCTCCGGCTCCGCTCTCGCCCGCGGCGCGTTCGTGACGAGGCAATCGATGAACGTGCTGCTGCAGGGCTTGGAGCGCGACGGCTCGATCGAGAGGATCGCAGAGGACCGCGTGGGCAGGGCCGTGCCCGTGCAGCTCACCCCGCTCGGGCGGCGGCGGCTCGCGGCGGCGACGGTCGCGGTGCGCGACGTCGAGGCGAGGATGCTGGCGGAGCTCTCACCCGCCGAACAGACCGAGGCGTTCCGGCTGCTGCGGAGCATGGTCCGCTCCCTGACCGCCGTTCCGCAGGCCTGA
- a CDS encoding VOC family protein, which yields MPATGPDFISLQVSDLARSQAFYERYLGLVRSPAGPPHAVVFDTAPIAFAVRDIVPGTDPASAPQPGIGVAVWLHATGVQEIHDALVADGHPIVTAPFDGPFGRTFTFADPDGYHVTLHDRA from the coding sequence ATGCCCGCCACCGGACCCGACTTCATCTCCCTCCAGGTCAGCGACCTCGCACGCTCACAGGCGTTCTACGAGCGCTACCTCGGACTCGTGCGCTCCCCCGCCGGACCCCCTCACGCGGTCGTCTTCGACACGGCGCCGATCGCCTTCGCCGTCCGTGACATCGTTCCCGGCACTGATCCGGCCTCGGCGCCGCAGCCCGGCATCGGCGTCGCCGTGTGGCTCCACGCGACAGGCGTCCAGGAGATCCACGACGCCCTGGTCGCCGACGGGCATCCCATCGTGACGGCGCCCTTCGACGGTCCGTTCGGACGCACCTTCACATTCGCCGACCCCGACGGCTACCACGTGACGTTGCACGACCGCGCCTGA
- a CDS encoding Fur family transcriptional regulator: protein MDTDLDSALRDAGLRATAGRVAVLEALESMAHTDAERIFRAVSTVLPTTSIQSVHNILADLTTAGLIRRIEPAGSAALYERRIGDNHHHVVCTSCGAVGDVDCVVGEAPCLDPSITGGFTVQTAEVTFWGLCPSCQNAAR from the coding sequence ATGGACACCGACCTCGACTCCGCGCTTCGCGACGCGGGGCTTCGTGCGACTGCGGGCCGCGTCGCCGTTCTCGAGGCTCTGGAGTCCATGGCCCACACGGATGCCGAGCGGATCTTCCGCGCGGTGTCCACCGTGCTCCCGACCACGTCGATCCAGTCGGTGCACAACATCCTCGCGGACCTGACGACGGCGGGCCTGATCCGCCGGATCGAACCGGCAGGCTCCGCGGCGCTCTACGAACGGCGCATCGGCGACAACCACCACCACGTCGTCTGCACCTCCTGCGGTGCGGTCGGCGACGTGGACTGCGTCGTCGGCGAGGCGCCGTGCCTCGACCCCTCGATCACGGGGGGATTCACCGTCCAGACAGCAGAAGTCACCTTCTGGGGCCTGTGCCCCAGCTGCCAGAACGCCGCGCGCTGA
- a CDS encoding catalase, whose amino-acid sequence MTNPSTTTQTGTPVASDAHSLTVGPDGPTVLHDRYLVEKLASFNRERVPERNPHAKGGGAFGTFEVTEDVSAYTRAAVFQPGTVSETLLRFSSVAGEQGSPDTWRDVRGFALRFYTTEGNLDIVGNNTPTFFLRDAMKFPDFIHSQKRLGDSGLRDADMQWDFWTLSPESAHQVTYVMGDRGLPRSWRHMNGYGSHTYQWVNASGERFWVQYHFLSKQGVERMDAAEAEQLAGSDADYYRRDLFEAIARGEFPSWDVYVQIMPYEEAKTYRFNPFDLTKTWSKKDYPRIKVGTFTLNRNPQNFFAEIEQAAFSPGNQVPGTGISPDKMLMARVFAYADAQRYRIGANYNQLPVNQPHAAEVRNYMHEGQMQYRFNPAEHRVYTPNSFGPAGGPTADPAAGVEASWEADGELIRSAATLHAEDDDFGQAGTLYREVFDDAARARFLDTLTGQGKAITVDAIRERFFQYWTNVDAALGEALRARV is encoded by the coding sequence ATGACCAACCCGTCCACGACCACGCAGACCGGCACGCCCGTGGCGAGCGACGCGCACTCGCTCACCGTCGGGCCCGACGGCCCCACCGTTCTCCACGACCGCTACCTCGTCGAGAAGCTCGCCTCGTTCAACCGCGAGCGCGTTCCCGAGCGCAACCCGCACGCCAAGGGCGGTGGCGCGTTCGGGACCTTCGAGGTCACCGAGGACGTGTCGGCCTACACCCGCGCCGCGGTGTTCCAGCCCGGCACTGTGAGCGAGACGCTGCTGCGCTTCTCGTCGGTCGCCGGCGAGCAGGGCTCCCCCGACACCTGGCGCGATGTGCGCGGTTTCGCCCTGCGCTTCTACACGACCGAGGGCAACCTCGACATCGTCGGCAACAACACCCCGACGTTCTTCCTGCGCGACGCCATGAAGTTCCCCGACTTCATCCACTCGCAGAAGCGCCTCGGCGACTCCGGCCTCCGGGATGCCGACATGCAGTGGGACTTCTGGACCCTCTCGCCCGAGTCCGCGCACCAGGTGACCTACGTGATGGGCGACCGGGGCCTGCCTCGCAGCTGGCGGCACATGAACGGCTACGGCTCGCACACCTACCAGTGGGTGAACGCATCCGGCGAGCGCTTCTGGGTGCAGTACCACTTCCTGTCGAAGCAGGGTGTGGAGCGCATGGACGCCGCCGAGGCCGAGCAGCTCGCCGGTTCGGATGCCGACTACTACCGCCGCGACCTCTTCGAGGCGATCGCCCGGGGCGAGTTCCCGTCGTGGGACGTGTACGTGCAGATCATGCCGTACGAGGAGGCGAAGACCTACCGGTTCAACCCGTTCGACCTCACCAAGACCTGGTCGAAGAAGGACTACCCGCGCATCAAGGTCGGCACGTTCACCTTGAACCGCAACCCGCAGAACTTCTTCGCAGAGATCGAGCAGGCGGCGTTCTCGCCCGGCAACCAGGTGCCGGGCACCGGCATCTCGCCCGACAAGATGCTCATGGCCCGCGTGTTCGCATACGCCGACGCGCAGCGCTACCGCATCGGGGCGAACTACAACCAGCTGCCGGTCAACCAGCCGCACGCGGCCGAGGTGCGCAACTATATGCACGAGGGACAGATGCAGTACCGCTTCAACCCGGCCGAGCACCGCGTGTACACGCCGAACTCGTTCGGTCCCGCTGGTGGCCCGACCGCCGATCCCGCTGCCGGCGTGGAGGCGAGCTGGGAGGCCGATGGCGAGCTCATCCGCTCGGCTGCCACGCTGCACGCCGAGGACGACGACTTCGGCCAGGCCGGCACACTGTACCGCGAGGTGTTCGACGACGCGGCACGCGCGCGCTTCCTCGACACCCTCACGGGTCAGGGCAAGGCCATCACGGTCGACGCGATCCGCGAGCGGTTCTTCCAGTACTGGACCAACGTGGATGCGGCGCTCGGCGAGGCGCTGCGCGCCCGGGTCTGA
- a CDS encoding alpha/beta fold hydrolase, giving the protein MDAVAVPLADLISMPSPQHVYAADGTRLATYSWGELDAPVVVVVHGFASSARDTWVLTGWVRELTRAGYRVLALDQRGHGLSEKPHEPGAYGIRTLAADVETVMDTYLVDDAFYLGYSLGARVGWEVVRDLPQRIGRAVLGGVPDGIPLARLNLDQVRAYLDDGTPVSDPTTQNYIALTERVPGNDLRALIALAEGMRASRTIDPDPADAPTRPILFATGSKDAIIEGSRALASAAPNGRFFEIPDRNHFNAPGSRAFKEAALAFLAEA; this is encoded by the coding sequence ATGGATGCCGTGGCCGTACCTCTCGCAGATCTGATCAGCATGCCGTCGCCCCAGCACGTGTACGCGGCCGACGGCACGAGGCTCGCGACATACTCCTGGGGTGAACTCGACGCGCCGGTCGTGGTCGTCGTGCACGGCTTCGCCTCCAGCGCCCGGGATACCTGGGTCCTCACAGGGTGGGTGCGCGAGCTCACGCGCGCGGGATACCGCGTGCTCGCACTCGACCAGCGAGGCCACGGCCTCAGCGAGAAGCCGCACGAACCGGGCGCCTACGGCATCCGCACCCTCGCCGCTGACGTCGAGACCGTCATGGACACGTACCTCGTCGACGATGCGTTCTATCTCGGCTATTCGCTCGGCGCCCGCGTCGGCTGGGAGGTCGTGCGCGACCTGCCGCAGCGCATCGGCCGCGCCGTGCTGGGCGGGGTACCCGACGGCATCCCCCTCGCCCGCCTGAATCTCGACCAGGTGCGCGCGTACCTCGACGACGGCACGCCGGTCTCCGATCCCACGACGCAGAACTACATCGCCCTGACCGAACGGGTGCCCGGCAACGATCTGCGCGCCCTGATCGCTCTCGCCGAGGGAATGCGCGCCTCCCGCACGATCGACCCCGACCCCGCGGACGCCCCGACCCGGCCGATCCTCTTCGCGACCGGGTCGAAGGATGCAATCATCGAGGGCTCACGCGCACTCGCCTCCGCCGCACCGAACGGCCGCTTCTTCGAGATCCCCGACCGCAATCACTTCAACGCCCCCGGCTCGCGCGCTTTCAAGGAGGCCGCACTCGCGTTCCTCGCCGAGGCGTAG
- the msrA gene encoding peptide-methionine (S)-S-oxide reductase MsrA, whose amino-acid sequence MTDDTGTITRTPGTETAVLAGGCFWGMEDLIRRQPGVLDTRVGYTGGENDHATYRNHPGHAEAVEIVFDPTKTTYRDILAFFFQIHDPTTLNRQGNDIGTSYRSAIFPLTPEQERVARETIADVDASGLWPGKAVTTIEPAGPFWEAEPEHQDYLIRYPNGYTCHFPRAGWVLPKRAEV is encoded by the coding sequence ATGACCGACGACACCGGAACCATCACCCGAACCCCCGGCACCGAGACCGCCGTGCTCGCCGGCGGCTGTTTCTGGGGCATGGAAGACCTCATCCGCCGCCAGCCCGGCGTGCTCGACACCCGCGTCGGCTACACCGGCGGCGAGAACGACCACGCGACCTACCGCAACCACCCCGGCCACGCGGAGGCCGTCGAGATCGTCTTCGACCCCACGAAGACGACGTACCGCGACATCCTCGCGTTCTTCTTCCAGATCCACGACCCCACGACCCTCAACCGCCAGGGCAACGACATCGGCACGAGCTACCGCTCGGCGATCTTCCCGCTCACGCCGGAGCAGGAGCGCGTCGCGCGCGAGACGATCGCGGATGTCGACGCCTCAGGGCTCTGGCCGGGCAAGGCCGTCACGACGATCGAGCCCGCAGGCCCGTTCTGGGAGGCCGAGCCCGAGCACCAGGACTACCTGATCCGCTACCCCAACGGCTACACGTGCCACTTCCCGCGTGCGGGATGGGTGCTGCCGAAGCGGGCGGAGGTCTGA